Proteins from one Impatiens glandulifera chromosome 2, dImpGla2.1, whole genome shotgun sequence genomic window:
- the LOC124928207 gene encoding uncharacterized protein At3g06530-like isoform X1 has translation MLRYCLPCSGGCWRNFSLRFHQVSTRTKSRVGCVHRISVFFSSSKSKHVFHKHLNFLVTKFKNSQGRFLSRFFTEEGIPLAFQLKSLRSFLFLGSQSDESLLVQLLAEFPSLLVPLSNDIQDVRAAVSYIIHPSLLKL, from the exons ATGCTGAGATATTGCTTGCCTTGTTCTGGAGGTTGCTGGAGAAATTTTTCACTACGATTTCATCAGGTTTCTACAAG GACGAAGAGCAGGGTTGGCTGTGTTCACAGGATTTCTGTCTTTTTCTCTTCATCTAAGTCAAAACATGTTTTCCATAAGCATCTCAACTTTTTAGTCACAAAATTCAAGAATTCCCAAGGCAGATTTTTATCTAGATTTTTCACTGAAGAAG GTATTCCATTAGCTTTCCAACTGAAAAGCCTTCGCTCTTTCCTGTTTCTTGGTTCTCAATCAGATGAAAGTTTACTTGTCCAACTTCTGGCTGAATTTCCTTCGCTGCTTGTTCCTCTATCTAATGATATTCAG GATGTGCGAGCTGCGGTATCTTATATAATTCATCCTTCTTTGTTAAAATTATGA
- the LOC124928207 gene encoding uncharacterized protein At3g06530-like isoform X2 codes for MLRYCLPCSGGCWRNFSLRFHQVSTRTKSRVGCVHRISVFFSSSKSKHVFHKHLNFLVTKFKNSQGRFLSRFFTEEGIPLAFQLKSLRSFLFLGSQSDESLLVQLLAEFPSLLVPLSNDIQVKVENGVTFSGNCQA; via the exons ATGCTGAGATATTGCTTGCCTTGTTCTGGAGGTTGCTGGAGAAATTTTTCACTACGATTTCATCAGGTTTCTACAAG GACGAAGAGCAGGGTTGGCTGTGTTCACAGGATTTCTGTCTTTTTCTCTTCATCTAAGTCAAAACATGTTTTCCATAAGCATCTCAACTTTTTAGTCACAAAATTCAAGAATTCCCAAGGCAGATTTTTATCTAGATTTTTCACTGAAGAAG GTATTCCATTAGCTTTCCAACTGAAAAGCCTTCGCTCTTTCCTGTTTCTTGGTTCTCAATCAGATGAAAGTTTACTTGTCCAACTTCTGGCTGAATTTCCTTCGCTGCTTGTTCCTCTATCTAATGATATTCAG GTGAAAGTGGAAAATGGAGTCACTTTCTCGGGGAACTGCCAAGCTTAA
- the LOC124923645 gene encoding uncharacterized protein At3g06530-like isoform X1: protein MHREYHIQHAESCQKLSKTEVYIICLLLETCAEFVSSSPGECEDLLLEVLQQGEPTSKDPAVLLPFITVLRSLTNSFFGAMSNKNQVIFNSFVWLNWLFKF, encoded by the exons ATGCACCGTGAATATCATATTCAACATGCAGAGTCTTGCCAAAAGTTGTCAAAGACAGAGGTTTATATCATCTGCCTTCTACTAGAG ACCTGTGCTGAATTTGTATCTTCTTCACCTGGTGAATGTGAAGACCTACTATTGGAGGTGCTGCAG CAGGGTGAGCCAACCTCTAAAGATCCAGCTGTTTTGCTGCCTTTCATAACTGTCTTGAGGAGTCTTACTAACTCATTTTTTGGAGCTATGAGTAATAAAAATCaggttatttttaattcttttgttTGGTTGAATTGGCTATTCAAATTCTAA
- the LOC124923645 gene encoding uncharacterized protein At3g06530-like isoform X2, producing MHREYHIQHAESCQKLSKTEVYIICLLLETCAEFVSSSPGECEDLLLEVLQQGEPTSKDPAVLLPFITVLRSLTNSFFGAMSNKNQLCLSQMMKLRM from the exons ATGCACCGTGAATATCATATTCAACATGCAGAGTCTTGCCAAAAGTTGTCAAAGACAGAGGTTTATATCATCTGCCTTCTACTAGAG ACCTGTGCTGAATTTGTATCTTCTTCACCTGGTGAATGTGAAGACCTACTATTGGAGGTGCTGCAG CAGGGTGAGCCAACCTCTAAAGATCCAGCTGTTTTGCTGCCTTTCATAACTGTCTTGAGGAGTCTTACTAACTCATTTTTTGGAGCTATGAGTAATAAAAATCag TTATGTTTAAGTCAGATGATGAAGTTGAGAATGTGA
- the LOC124925006 gene encoding spermidine coumaroyl-CoA acyltransferase-like, whose product MASTTHEPTSCCVVKKEPLLVKPSEPISTSFCVMRKEPLLVKPSAPIPRHDLFLSTIDNRYILENFTHTLYVYRPIAVAPPNGNCPDPVSALRQGLARTLVFYYPLAGKIMRYPDRSLRITFNTDEDIGVPFLEAAVLNCDLRSLNYMDGEISSVAKEFIFYNQPPINQEKEPYHPLRLQVTVFPCGGFIVGMSISHSIVDVFGAAQLFKALAELAGGKVEPSVIPVWERERLIVSIMPDEEKEMGNNNNNNSQPNNLLESQHLSSELINECVNISCDGIKRLKLQLATEMGDDVTTFEALSSYILRSRFKALEFNPDEKTVFNMMMGLRNSLDHPKLPKGYYGNSFVISSPIYVIGKDLVEGPLSNMVKLIKETKNICSQPEFIQRSLSTSERTRSENIKRILKSRGGAMFVTDWRGAGIREEEDFGWGGCVNIVPVPYNMTNNNDMCILLPPLRLDNSIEDGVKVFIGLPKVAMDKFKQEIHALHK is encoded by the coding sequence ATGGCCAGTACTACTCATGAACCAACTTCTTGTTGCGTGGTGAAAAAGGAACCTCTTTTGGTGAAACCCTCTGAACccatttcaacttctttttgcGTGATGAGAAAGGAACCTCTTTTGGTGAAACCCTCTGCACCCATACCTCGTCACGACCTTTTTCTGTCAACGATTGACAATCGTTACATCCTCGAGAATTTCACGCACACCCTCTATGTTTATCGTCCGATCGCTGTGGCCCCTCCCAATGGCAATTGCCCCGACCCTGTCTCTGCTCTGAGACAGGGTCTGGCTAGAACTCTCGTGTTTTACTACCCTCTTGCCGGAAAAATCATGAGGTACCCTGACCGAAGCCTTCGCATAACGTTCAACACGGATGAAGATATTGGAGTCCCGTTCCTTGAGGCAGCCGTACTGAATTGCGATCTGAGATCTCTTAATTATATGGATGGAGAGATTTCGTCAGTAGCCAAAGAGTTCATATTTTATAACCAGCCGCCCATCAATCAAGAAAAAGAACCATACCACCCCCTCCGTCTCCAAGTTACTGTGTTCCCCTGCGGCGGATTCATCGTCGGGATGAGCATATCGCACTCTATTGTTGACGTGTTTGGAGCTGCTCAGTTGTTTAAAGCGTTGGCCGAATTGGCCGGCGGGAAGGTTGAACCGTCGGTGATTCCTGTTTGGGAAAGGGAAAGGCTGATAGTAAGTATTATGCCAGATGAGGAGAAGGAGAtgggtaataataataataataattctcagcCAAACAATTTGCTAGAATCCCAGCATCTTTCCTCTGAGTTGATAAATGAATGCGTCAATATATCTTGCGACGGAATAAAGAGGCTAAAGCTTCAATTAGCGACGGAAATGGGAGACGACGTCACCACATTCGAGGCACTGAGTTCTTATATTTTGAGATCGAGATTCAAGGCGTTGGAGTTTAATCCTGATGAAAAAACGGTATTTAACATGATGATGGGGTTGAGAAACAGCTTAGATCATCCCAAACTACCAAAGGGCTATTATGGTAACTCCTTCGTAATATCATCGCCAATATATGTTATAGGGAAAGACCTAGTTGAGGGTCCTCTCTCTAACATGGTTAAGCTGATTAAAGAGACCAAGAACATCTGTTCTCAACCCGAGTTCATTCAACGTTCATTGAGTACGTCGGAGAGAACTCGATCGGAGAATATAAAGCGAATATTGAAAAGTAGAGGAGGAGCAATGTTTGTAACAGATTGGCGAGGAGCCGGTATTCGGGAGGAAGAGGATTTTGGATGGGGAGGGTGTGTGAATATCGTGCCAGTTCCTTATAATATGACAAACAATAATGATATGTGTATTTTGTTGCCTCCACTTAGGTTGGATAATTCCATTGAAGATGGAGTTAAGGTTTTCATTGGACTTCCCAAGGTTGCGATGGACAAGTTTAAGCAAGAAATACATGCTCTTCACAAATGA